GCTGTACAAGAAAGTGCAGAGACAACAACAATGTCTTCCAAATGATGGAATATATTTACCTGCAAATGCCATTTTAAGGCTAACGgcataaaacacaaccacTTAAGATCACAATGTTCACATCAGATCACATTGTTCACATCAGATCAGCTTGTTATTAtaacaaatcgaaacgaaactttAATTTACATTGTATCGCTTCGTACATTGTATATTCTGTTATTGCATTTGAAATGCTtggtgcaatatttttttttatttaataaagctatataattttcattcatgCGTAAATGATACAGTTAGCTGTAATGAAGTATTTACTTTGTTGCCTTTTGCCTTAAAGGGCTGCCTTGATTTTCGTTACTGATGGCGCCTATCGGCAGACGGCATCAATTTATCAGTCGAAAATGTTAACATTAAAGTTAATGAAGCAACTCACGACGATCTCTGTTCCTTTTATGAATTAACATTAATAATCTCAAATACGATCTGAAacgcagagaaaaaaagcaccaaaacgAAATTCCCTCTTGGCGtgataatataaaataatatctcAAATACGATCTGAAacgcagagaaaaaaagtaacaaaacgaAATTCCCTCTTGGCGTGATAATATAAGCGAACACTGTAAACAATACCTTtgttattcaattatttaaccagttgctaaaaacaaacacaagctGGAGCTATATATATTAATATTGTGGCGAGCCTGTTTGTCCGTAAAACAAGCTTATGGTCGTGCAACAGTACCACCACACATGCGCATTTATTGCCTGGCAGTAGAAGATATTACGCGTTTGCAACGGATAGTAACTAATAAGTAAGGATTGAAAACAGATTGCTTTTCCCCTCACTGCTCTCCATTTTCCTTCATTAAGGGTCGTGTGCAAttgaaaagagaagaaaataaaacacactgtCAACAAGGGACATCAGAGCGAATGCGTGCCATCGTAAGATAGTAAAGCACTTTGAAACGTATTAATTTACATGAGACGTACCCCTACGAACGGAAATATATTTGAGGGTTCTGCAGGTATGCATtattatacatatatatatttatagaTAAAAAGAAGCAATGCTGAGCTTTACTCAAACGTGCGTGAGAATGATCACTCTATTTTTCGTTACGgctccccctccccttccccttTTTGCCATAAAGAAGCTTTAAAAGGTTGTtacgttaaatttaatttaaatctaCAACAAACGGTCGTTTGCCACGAACCGGATTCTCTGTAAATCTGTGCAGTATGGCACAATTTCGGCAATGTGCAAaggaatgcaaacaaaatcaaacacaaaccaacTAACCCCACACGGATGGGTGTGCATGGGTGAAGCGAAAacagtagaaaagaaaaaaaggaataaatttaacttaaaaaacaaactgaaaaatAGTGTTTGGCGGTTTTCAGTGAATGTTAAGTAGTGGTGGGAATAATTATAGCAGCAAtttagttaaattaaattcacacTTTATTTAGGAGGATGGAGGATGGAAGAGTGAGTCATTACAGGAAAGAAATagttgtttcgtgtgtttatTTCTTAAGCTGAATTATTTGGATCTGTTTCGACATTTGCTAACCAATGCTAAGCAGACGTTTCGCTTTCTATATATAATCACCATCGACAATTCAGGCCTGCAATCCTTCAAACCTGATGAAAGCTGTTTAGCTTCCTACAGGTTTCTTTTTACCTAGTGTACTGAAATTGTGAGGTTGTTATGTTAGCGGCAGTTATTTGCGACGATAATCGTGCGTTATTAACCGCACGCCTTTACCCGCTGTTGGATATGCCGGTGTTGTTTTACTGTGGAAACCACCGCGGAATTTACCGGGGGTTTTACCGTTCGGGTGAGTAGTCGTGCACTAAGCCTACGTTCTCGAATAACTCTATATAATATATCGCGACTGCTAACTTATCTCtaatagtaataaaaacgAGTTTGCAGTTTATCATACCATTGCACGGTGAAATGTGCCCAACAATCCATCGGTAGAATAAAGAGCGGCATTCGATTGTTTGGCTAGGTATGGGATGCACGCACCCATTGACATTGCTATTAAGCATTGCTcgaatgtgtgtatgtgttttaattcaattgaagCTTATAATACGACAGTAGTGACGTCTTGCGAATGATACGATGGATATCTGCTCATTATGGTTTGCCAGCGGCACTTGATGGATTCGGCACGATGGTGATAGTAATTGTAGTAGGATAGTACGGTTCCTTCCTTCTTACAGCTCCATGCCCTTCTCGGCATCCGCCTGCATTCTCTCCCGAAGCTGGCTTACGCTGTCCTCAATTCGGACGATCAGCCGAATTTTCTGTGCCGATTAGAtcgaaaattaaacattaatgttCGTCCTCATGTTCACAGGTGGTTCCATCGCGGCACGACTCACGTTAGCACGATCGCCGGGTGTGTTTCTCCACAGCCAGATCATGTAACCTGGAATGCACAGCATCGACGAGAGTGCGGTAAACCAACCGAAAGCGTGGGCCCAGAACGGATACGAATAGCCGAGGTACTTGATCGGTGTCCACTGGACGATGTTGAAGAAGAACACACCCTGTCGAACGATTCAATGCAATTGGTAAGGAATGTTAGATTAGAGCGAAAACAGTCGGCAGCACTTGCAATAACGCCTGCAAGGGAATGTACACAGGGtcacacacagtcacacaGTCACGCATTCATACGCATCCATCCAACAGCTGCGGTCCTTCATCTTGCTTGCGTTGGGGCAATCCTCTTCAGCATCTGTGAAAGCTCAATTGAAAGAAATCACATTAAAATTCactatataaaatatttaatttacgtTCTTATTCGCATTAGTTAGTGAACAATTAAGAAGTTTTTATTAGATCAGTTACAGTTGCAAGTCAAACGATGTACAGAGTTAGTACAGAGTGTTAATTGTTAGTATGCATAGATCGTCCTTTCACATCTAGCTAGTATGACCTATTAGTATACATATATGTCGCATAGTCTCATCCTTTTCGTGTGTTAAAGATCAAATTCGATTTTCAGCTAAAGATTTCCACATGCTAATATTATTGTGGTGTTATTACTACGTCGCTATCCTATCAGTTTATGTATGCGCTGTTATTGCGAGTAGTTAGGTGTTAGTAGATGAGATCGCTTCGTTTCAATGCGATATCACTATACAGCGGTGCTGTAAATCTATGGCATTTATACTATAAGTTATATGTGTTGCGCTAAACAGTGGCAACAATATTGCTAATCAATATTAAAGTAAGCAGATGCAATCAAAGCTCATGAATAGGTCCGAACTGAACCTCTACAGGATGGAGCAGGATGACTACCATGGCATGGCATTTACTTCTAAAACAATTATCGTTGTAGTAAGCTGTAATGATGTATGATTAGTTTCATCTTTGAAGTATGATCATATTTCGCATTTCATCTGCCCCAAATCCTTTGACCGCTTTTCCCACAGCATTAAGTTTCCACGTTTGTCGATTGTGGTAGATTGCCATTTATCAAAATTTTCTGATATATCGGACAAGCTTTGGCTGCGGTTCAAACCATGGGAGGATGTATTTGGTGATGGTTTGTATGGCCTCTGCACATAACCTTCACCCCCAGTGAGGATCAATGTCGAGTCGGGAGCCCACGGCAGTTGGCTGGCAGTGCGATCCTCTGGTTGATCTTTCTGTTCACTTTCGTTCCAACTTGTTGCACAATCATTATACTCCTGTGACACGGTAAGATCATCTACGGTCGAACAGGATATGTCCAGTGCACCGTAGAATATCTCACTACACGTATTGTAAAGCATCGAAAAACCTTGATGATGGATGCTGGTGATAATCCGATCTAGCGACGGTTTTCTGGTGTTCATGAACAACGTTTCTACTGTCGTGGGTTTAACGTGGGACAAAATTTCCGTAATCTCCTCGCATGCACGCAGTGACGGTAGGGGCATAATGACGTTAACGTGTTGCAAGTGTCCATGGTATGCTACCTGCATTTCATCTATTACAATGGGCACGTTAGCGCATGTTGGCAGGTGCAACGAGAGCAGTATTCCAACATTAGTTCCGACCCACAGTATGttatccaccaccaccagggAAGTCACGGACACCAGTGTGGTTAAGCGATCCTCCGCGTTATCCAATTGGAACCGCTCGATCTGCTTGTCAATGTCTATATCCAGCAGATGTATATAGGATTCGGCATGGTACAGCGAAATGATTCCGGACTGATAATAACCAACCCATAACCCATGCACGGAATACCGCAAGAACGCAATGCTACGAACGAAGGTCGTTGGCCTAGAGGCGATCTTCTGAACGAAACTACCCGTGCtgcaatcaaaaacatgaatgtCGGCATCGCTCGCTATGTAGACATACGCATTCACCACAGTCATCGCTCGAACGGTACCAATATGGAACTGTTGCAGGTTCTTCAGGTTCCACATACCGTTTGCCAGCATTGAAAATATATACAGACAGGTGCTGACCGTTGCAACGAACACATGTTTCGCGTGGTATAATATGAGATCCGATGAACCGTGCAACACTACGCTCGCCAGTCGTTCAGCAACCATCGGAAAGGTGGCAGAGTATATCAATATACGCGTAGGCGTCGCAATCCACACTGTATCGGCGGGATTGTTACCGACCATCCCTTCCGGTACGTGTGCGATACATTTGATCAAGACTTTTGACAAACTGAAGCTGGCCCGCAGATTGATCACATTCCTTGTACGGTCGTGCGTGTACAGTGTTATCttattgttgtgttgcttATCGATTGTGCTAATCCACACCACATGCTGCTTTTGAGACCAAACGCGAAACAGCTGGTTCGAGTAGGCCGGTGAATTGATATTTGGCACGTAGCTGCAGCCTGCCGTCACCTTGAGaccaacagaaaaagaaacaatttaaaagtAATCATTCAGCTCAGATAAATGTGCACAATATACACTAACGGTAGCATTCTGGCCACCCGCATCAAACGTTTTGACCAACAGTGGCTCGTACGGGGCGTAGAGGGCACTGTTCCACCAGGCTGGCGAGTTTTCCGGCCGCAATGCTAACTTGGCCAGCCGTATTGCATTGCACCATTCTTTTTTGGCATCCGCATTGTCCAGCTTTAGGACGTAAACCTTTTCACTGTCCTTTACCTGTATGCGCAACAAGTTCTCGGCAACAGGAGCATCTTTCTTTtgctaaaaagaaaaagatattAAAAGAGACGCACACATAATAAGATAATTGTTGATGTGCGCGATTGACTAATGCATCGCACAAATAGCTTACCAATGCAATGGACCCCATGTTATCCATTTGCTCATTTCTAGCGTTCAGTCTGGAATAGCCTTGCGAATGCAGGAATGTGCCGAATACGCGAATATTTGCAATCCATTCGAAGAACCCATTGGCGACCGTGGATAACGTCCCTGCATGAGCTAAACCTTCGTCAACGAGCTGAATATTTTGGAGCGGTACAACCCATTTAATGTCACCAAACAGCTCATCCTTCGTATATTTAGTTTTCTGCTTGCTTGTTCCTGCTTGGTCCGTCTTTTTCGGCCGTTTGGCACACACAAGCCGATCGCTCAACAGCATAACAACCCGCGGTTTGATGCCGTTGTTAAGCATCTCGTTTAGTGGTGCCATTTGCAGCAATTCGCACAGATAACTGTCGTGCCGAAAGATTCGGTTATCGCCAGCATGCAGGTGCGTTGTTGCCTGCAGCACAGCCAGAGCGATTTCGTTATGGCCGCCGGCTGCGTTAAGCTGCTCGCCCAATGTCGTGGCTAGCTTTACACACCTTTCCAACAATACACAGTCCGGATCGCTTTCGTCCGTATTCTTCCGCAAATCCTTGACTTCCAGCACCAGCTGTGGTATTCGTTGCATCGTCATTGAATAATAATCCTCAAAGTGGAGCCGTGCATCGAACTGTCGCAAATTTGACGTGATGAATGACGCGAAATGATTATTAGTGTACTCCTTGGTGAGCTCTATGGTGCGCTTGTAGTGAGTAATGAATACACTGTACAACTGCATGAGCGACGGTTGCTCTAACAGTGCCCAGATCAACCAACCGGTCAAACGTTCGTCGTCCCATTCCCTTACGCACACATCCAGCAACGGTTGTATGAATAGGTGTAATTTGCAAATGCGCTGATGGGTACCGAACACAGCGTACAATACGTCGGCCTGCACAATATCCGGATCCAGTAACAGCGGATTGTAGATCGACTGCAAAACATCATATAAGCACAATATAAAACCGAACTACGAAGTGCAATCAATGGGCAATTGCAAGGTACTTACATATTGCAAAGTAAGCATCACTTTTAGATAGCTTTGCTCATGTTTGATAAACTGGTCGAACATTACCCAACGTTTCTGTTCATAGCGGGAGAGATTAATCGGCATTGGTTGCAACGCAGCCCTCTCAAGAACGTACGGCGCAAACGGTGTCGGATTTACAGAGTACATCGTCATAATTCGAGTGTCGATTTCGAATTCTctttttactctttttttaCTACACATTTCGGAGATGTTGGGAGGCTGCAAGCTTTTTTCAATATCTGCATGTAAACTGCTGCAGACCAAACTATATACCTGTAGCAAAAGAGTTAAAAAATAGAGAGAGTTCATTAGGTTTCAACTTTAGGAGTAGAATGGGAGACCGTTTTACTTACCACCGGTGTGTTTGAGCTAggttattttcaatttcgcctggtgaattgaaaagaaatggtaAGAAGATTAGTTTGCATAGAGTACGACACAGTTTAGCATGCAACAAACACTCTCGTTTTTGTAACCATCAAATCACCCGGCTTCGTTAGTACACATGTTAGGGAATTGCAGATAATTAACAACAGCGGTAACCTTGAAGAAGCACTatagtgaagaaaaacatcctTCTACTTAATTCCACTCCTACACCACAGATGCAGCGAATTAATACAAtcagcaaataaaattaaagaaaaacaatcactTCAGCGACTGCAAAGAGCCagcgattgatttattttgcacaCAGCATGTAGCTTATAGTTTATCGCACTGCACATTGTTAGTGAAATAGTCTTACACTTTACAAAATTCGAGAGGCTTTCATAAGTTTTACTTCAATTCACTTCACTGTCTTTCAACTAGTTGCTCGCGTCTGCGTCTGCCATACGTGCGTCTTCAATGGCGATGGAATATCTAGAATTTTGCCTGCGACGCTAGACCGCTTCTTAGGCAGTTACCATAGCAACGGCGAAAGGAACGCCATAGCTTCATACGTTACTATGTTGTCCGAAAATTGATGCAACGATTATTACAAACTTTTTCCTTCACAATGATTGATAAAAACTTGTGTTAAATATCAAAATTCGAACTTATTTTCTAAATTCGATTCGTTTATGAAAGTTCCAGCATATATTCTTCTTATAAACGTTGATTGATTGTGGAATATAAGTTGCTTGGTTTAGGCAGCATTTTGTTGTAATGGTGTTAGTGTGTTCTTGTTTCAACACTACAGGAATGTGGAATACGAAGAATATTATAGGACGTTTGATTGaacttttttggaaataaaacGCAATGATTGGCGATCAGCTTGGCACAAAATCTCTAAACAAACCAACGATAAAATCACTAatgaataacaataaaatgcaCAACATTTTAATACTTGCTAAAAATATACAATCTTTCAAAcgcaaattgcaaacaaatatagCTTACGGTTTTTTcacatggttttgtttgtcacgCTTCTTCCTCGAGCTACGCAATGGATTTAAATCCTCACCGTTACCGAACACAGAATAgtagaaaacaataacaaatattaCGAACAGCAAACACATGTTTAATAACTTGGAAATGCTGAACTGCAAACCGGTAAGGTAAAATTTCTTCTAATCGTTATTTCCGATCACCGGTGTGAATCAAGTCACATCGACGACTATTAAAGCAATGATGAAATACTGTCGTACCAAGCAGCACGTTAGCTATTCTGCTGGGTACCGGCTGGTTAAACGGACATAAAGGAAGAGCCGAACCGGGAGAAATTAGTGTGCGTACGATCGAAAAAGAGAGAACTGAGTTTAACTCTAGCCATTTGCTGCGTAGCTGAGAAGAAAGCATCGTCGGAATGTGCAATGCCAAAAAATAGTGCgagatttcatttcattagaCTTGAATCGTCTGCCACAGGATCGTATTACAAAATTAACTTATCAAGATAATTGTTCCACCAGAGATCCATTTCCCTaacgacaaacaaaagaacTGCCCCAATATCTCTGGCTTACGCTAAAACGCTTGTACATTAGCGCATTTTGACTATAAATTCATACAATGATGTATGCTCGCAATTCTTGGTGATATTTAGATATTCTTTTTCCGTTAAAACGGCCAAAGccgtatcgatttattttaacCACGAAGCCAGAGATAGTCAGTCCTAGTGCTACGGTGGGGATTGGTACGGATGGGAATTTGGTCTGGGCCGTTCccgtgaagaccggcgccgctaccatcatgccatcggGCTGCCCCTATATATCTAGAGCTAATTCAACTATAAATCCCCTTTCGTTGGTGCTGTTACTATTTCAAATTAGTTGCTACTTTGCGCCGGAAGTCACTGCCAACCCTACATACTATTCTATCATCAACTACTGTTtgcagtaacaaaaaaaaatccccaacaCCCTCTTCCTAACCCAGCAAAAACCCATATGCGGATCACGGAGGGTGCCGTGGTGTACTAAATTATATGATAAAACGAATTCCATCTCTTAAAGGCTAGGTGCGAATGGAAACGTGAAACCGGAAACGATTACATTCCATTAAAATGGCCGAGGGTGCCATCAATTGCTGCACTGCTAAGTGATTTGAACGGATACAACAATTTGCTCTAACAAATATTTGATGCCTAACCGTTTCCGGTTTTGATCCACAGACTGCTAATCACACCTTTCTGTGCTAACTGTTAAGTTAAGATGTAAATTTAGGCACAACAAATGGTAATAAGCAATGCAAGTAATAGAAAACACTGTTGTCTTTAACCAAAAAAGTACTATGCAACAAACTTACACCGTGCATTACGTTTCCCGTAGGAAGATCTCGTTGTTGCGAGTGAAGTCCTGAGAATATGTATGCATTTTGATCGCGCATTCACTGATGACCGATATTCCCAACGCCGTTCCACTGTTTCCGATGCCCTTATCACTACGCAGCACTTAGAACCTAACCAGGCTGTCGAATTCTGCAACGGATTATTGACTGATGATGCAGTTCCACGGAACGAAACGTTTGATTGATGAAGTTTCTTAAAGTCGCTATCAACAGAGCATGTTTTCGGCACACATTTAAACCACCTAAACTTCTCACAAACACCTGCGTGGCACTGCACTGCATCTTAGCCATTGCTAGGCACGTTACACGAACACGAACGTTGGAATGGATCGCAATTGGCCTGCTGCAACCGTACCGCTGGGTGTACTCAAAACGACTGAAAGGGTGCCTGACTGTTCGGTTACGACCTCAACACATCCATTTAACAATACTCATATGAGCACTGTTTTATGTGCCAACCTCTTGACCCCCTGTTGCACTGTTTCATACCATTAAGTGATGCACGGGCAATCGCCCAAATCCCCAAACCCAGGCTCCCGCTGTACCACCCTTATGCTCGTTAGGTTTAGCAAATCAGCGCCCGGGTTCTTCTCATCCACATCCAGAAGACCTACCGCACATTCGGTACGGACCGATTTACGAGCTAGCACGCAAAATGGTTAACTGGCAATGTCACAATGCCTGCACATTACTCACGACTGGACTGGATGCGCGGTACTACCTGCACATGGTGGGCTCCCGCGTAACCGCATAACTGGCACATTGAATTGATCCGAATGTCTCGCAATCATGATGATTGTAATCGTTTGTGTACCACTTGGATGCATCTTTGGCGGGtggagcaaaaacacacagtgCTGAAAGTATAGAAACGTCAATTACCATCGGCAAACACACGACTTTGGGTGGAGTCCTAAGACGCATCGAGAAATTAAAATCTTTACCTTCGGTTCTACAAGTCCCCTGCCGTGCATAGTTCTGCATCGCACGCTGCTGTCACATACGCATGAATAATGCGCGAACATCACCAATTGGACACTTCCTGCTTAATGGTGGTGTGCTTCTCCCCCTGTTTAATGTGCTTCAAACATCCTAAACATTATTCAGAAACTCCGTACGAAGGTGTATCAGCTACACTCATTAACGTACTTTTGTAGCACACCTAAAACAATTACATATAACAGCTTAGACAACAAAGCTTCAATAATATCTTCAATAATATGAGGGAATTACTATCATTTTCCCTTAGTTAACTATTTAACATTTGTTACATTATTAGTGAGCTATATTTACAACTATTTGCAAGAACTTTGCTATTATCTTTTTaagattgttttgtatttgaaGAACTTTCTATCCAATTTCagatataaaattttattttatataaatctTGCTTCAAGATTTACAGAAGATACTATTGTTTAAAGgtaattttctttgtttgtaaTAAGTTTGAATTCTGAACGTTATTAATGGCCATGAATGGTCAAAATTAATTCGAAATTTACTAAAGTAAGTAAATCAACCCTCCACACACCCTGCCAGGATTCTCCGAAAGGACAAAGCGGTCTGCAATACTAACGCATTATATTTTTCTGAGATTAGTTCCAAACCTAGCCGTTAGCTGCTGGAAGTTAATGATCTGTCCACCGTATCGGGACGCTCGATTGCGATCGTGCACTTATTCATACCACTAAATTTGTGACAGATGGAGGAAACAAACCGTCGCTAAATAGGAAGTGTCCAATTGGCCATTTTCGTGCGTTCATTCATGCATCGTGGCTGTCCGGTTTACACACATTGATTGATGGATGGATTTGTTTGACCAGCAGCGTGCGGTATGGGATGGAACGGCAATGTGTTTGTATGCGCGTGAGTAgagatgaaatttaaaatcggaTCTAACGATTTAGTTTCGGGCAGGCTGGTTTATGTGTATCAATTTCCTCTTCTGTTCGCGGTACAACTACAAGGATAAAAGGATGACTGGTACCGATTTGTGATGGCTGTGCTTTATACTCACCTAACCTGTGCGTGAAGACTCTGTCAGAATGGCTGTTGCTTTTGTAATGTTCCTCGTACATCCGGTATACAGAATGATTTATGCAACAGCCACGATGCTACTGTTGTGACCGCGGCAATGGCTTCCTGTAACGGTTCTAAACGCCGCACACCATAAAATCGCCATCACTACAGATAAAGCGAACATCATTGAGGAAAATAAGGTTGGCAATGAACATTACTCGCTTGGTGGGAGTTTTCGGTGATCTCCGATGGGGTAGAGCTTTGGAAGCAGTGCGAGCTggaggtgtgtgtgtagcaTTAGTAGTGTGCCGTGCAGcaggtttattgttttccagACTGCTCTTTGCGATCAGTTGATGTAAATGACTCTTTCGGGTAGGATGTCCGGAACAGAGTCTGTAGTCGGAGTTTAGATCGCAGCTGAGACGGGACAGCATAGTGATTCCGCGCAGCTCCGGGAGACTGCAATGGAAGAATTAAACGTTAAAGTATCATTAGGCAGGAATCATATTGTTACAGCTAGTGACAGTGATTGTGATAGCGattgtttataaatatttacgaTTGAATGATCGAAAAGACTCATTCTACTTACCAGTTTCTCCGAGTGCAGTAATGCGAATTAGACGTATCAGCCATAGTGTACAATTTCCTATTAAAGAGTGGAAAAAATGAGACGTCAATCAGTGTTTGTAATAGAATATAATTGTTTCTAGTTACGCGGCGTGTTCCTATCTATTCTTACGAGATGTGAGGTTGCtccaccagtcacccaatCGAACTACTCTACAAGTTACTTATAAGAATAGTTGCTGAAGAATGCGAAAGGCTTTAATAAGACTGCATTTCGCCTAAATTAACAATCATGACATCATAAATGAATAGTGAGGGTGGAGTTGATTTCACAGTTTCACAGGCTCTGAATCTGATATTTAATACAACTTCAAGATATGGGTTTCTGAATTGCAACTGACAAGGAAAATGCTAAGAAATGCTAAGAAATTGAGCGACAGAAATACTACTTAAATTCGTGTGCAGATAGAACGAATTTGTTGTGCTACAAATCTTGAAGCCAACATCAGGCAACTTTGtagaattgaaaaacaaaaatggctacattaaaggaaacaaacgaaacaaagcaatTTCAAGGTCGGGCTTTTTCCGGAGCACACCAAACAGAACGTATTAAAGTTCAACTTagtggcaaaataaaacaaatcgccCAATGCACACCGCCTCCGCATCTCGTTAGAGCCGCTGAAGAGGTTGTTTACATAGCAAGTCGGTGTTGAGCCTTGACGGGAGACAGCGAGCATTGGCGGCAATGCAGCTTTGCCGATGCAGAAGCGGAATTAAGCATAGAGAGCATCTGCAACTCGCATCAAAATATTCCACCCTGTTAGTGGCTCAAGGTTACGCAGCAATTGCTCGTTATTTGCAAGACTATTTCATTGCGCACTAACGAAGCCTTCGGGTGgttttggaaatgatttacCCTGATTGCGATTAGATAGTGCCAGCGAGATGGACATTCGAAGAGCAAAAAACGTATCACAGTGACATTGAATTTAATAGCACGGCAAACGAGTATTGGTTGCATTCTTCTTCTGAGTACACTTTGTAACTGAGCGATTTTAATTATGATTGACAGTGAATTTTATCGGCAAACTGTTTGCAATAAGAGGCATATTTCCTACTCGATGCTGTCTGGTACGATTGGATTATGCTGATTCTGATGCTATAGATTTACTGTCTGTTAAAACTTTGGTTGAACACTCGGATGGCCTTGAAAGCCGATTTTGtggccaatttttttttttttttgctgaaggaCTCGAATGTTGCGTAGCTTTCAGAGCACGGCAAGCGATAGATGAATTCGatgatttaattaatgtttgccCATAATGCAATTTAGGTAGTTTTCGGCAACGGACTCTTGTACTGATGCAAAACATCTGAAACTTTTAATTCCAATGCTAAAAATAAGCGTATTCTGTGACTGCTATCGAGAGTCGGTGCGAGTAACGCAGtagttgtttaaattaaacgtCAGAACTCCTGGAAATTCTGCAAGGACTGCTTCAGTAGCTATAGTAATATTTTCGTTGAAAACCCTGtacttgttttatgtttctatcCACCTTTAAGATTTCACAGATGCAGGAATGGGTTTCAAGACATCCGGAAGAAGGACCGCAGCTGTTGGATGGATGCGTATGAATGCGTGACtgtgtgactgtgtgtgaCCCTGTGTACATTCCCTTGCAGGCGTTATTGCAAGTGCTGCCGACTGTTTTCGCTCTAATCTAACATTCCTTACCAATTGCATTGAATCGTTCGACAGGGTGTGTTCTTCTTCAACATCGTCCAGTGGACACCGATCAAGTACCTCGGCTATTCG
This sequence is a window from Anopheles marshallii chromosome X, idAnoMarsDA_429_01, whole genome shotgun sequence. Protein-coding genes within it:
- the LOC128717995 gene encoding sodium- and chloride-dependent GABA transporter 1-like: MKDRSCWMDAYECVTGVFFFNIVQWTPIKYLGYSYPFWAHAFGWFTALSSMLCIPGYMIWLWRNTPGDRANKIRLIVRIEDSVSQLRERMQADAEKGMEL
- the LOC128718028 gene encoding rho guanine nucleotide exchange factor 10, with amino-acid sequence MYSVNPTPFAPYVLERAALQPMPINLSRYEQKRWVMFDQFIKHEQSYLKVMLTLQYSIYNPLLLDPDIVQADVLYAVFGTHQRICKLHLFIQPLLDVCVREWDDERLTGWLIWALLEQPSLMQLYSVFITHYKRTIELTKEYTNNHFASFITSNLRQFDARLHFEDYYSMTMQRIPQLVLEVKDLRKNTDESDPDCVLLERCVKLATTLGEQLNAAGGHNEIALAVLQATTHLHAGDNRIFRHDSYLCELLQMAPLNEMLNNGIKPRVVMLLSDRLVCAKRPKKTDQAGTSKQKTKYTKDELFGDIKWVVPLQNIQLVDEGLAHAGTLSTVANGFFEWIANIRVFGTFLHSQGYSRLNARNEQMDNMGSIALQKKDAPVAENLLRIQVKDSEKVYVLKLDNADAKKEWCNAIRLAKLALRPENSPAWWNSALYAPYEPLLVKTFDAGGQNATVTAGCSYVPNINSPAYSNQLFRVWSQKQHVVWISTIDKQHNNKITLYTHDRTRNVINLRASFSLSKVLIKCIAHVPEGMVGNNPADTVWIATPTRILIYSATFPMVAERLASVVLHGSSDLILYHAKHVFVATVSTCLYIFSMLANGMWNLKNLQQFHIGTVRAMTVVNAYVYIASDADIHVFDCSTGSFVQKIASRPTTFVRSIAFLRYSVHGLWVGYYQSGIISLYHAESYIHLLDIDIDKQIERFQLDNAEDRLTTLVSVTSLVVVDNILWVGTNVGILLSLHLPTCANVPIVIDEMQVAYHGHLQHVNVIMPLPSLRACEEITEILSHVKPTTVETLFMNTRKPSLDRIITSIHHQGFSMLYNTCSEIFYGALDISCSTVDDLTVSQEYNDCATSWNESEQKDQPEDRTASQLPWAPDSTLILTGGEGYVQRPYKPSPNTSSHGLNRSQSLSDISENFDKWQSTTIDKRGNLMLWEKRSKDLGQMKCEI